One segment of Mastomys coucha isolate ucsf_1 unplaced genomic scaffold, UCSF_Mcou_1 pScaffold23, whole genome shotgun sequence DNA contains the following:
- the Wdr61 gene encoding WD repeat-containing protein 61 isoform X1 gives MTNQYSILFKQEQAHDDAIWSVAWETNKKENVETVVTGSLDDLVKVWKWRDERLELQWSLEGHQLGVVSVDISHTLPIAASSSLDAHIRLWDLENGKQMKSIDAGPVDAWTLAFSPDSQYLATGTHMGKVNIFGVESGKKEYSLDTRGKFILSIAYSPDGKYLASGAIDGIINIFDIATGKLLHTLEGHAMPIRSLTFSPDSQLLVTASDDGYIKIYDVQHANLAGTLSGHASWVLNVAFCPDDTHFVSSSSDKSVKVWDVGTRTCIHTFFDHQDQVWGVKYNGNGSKIVSVGDDQEIHVYDCPI, from the exons ATGACCAACCAG TACAGTATTCTCTTCAAGCAAGAGCAAG CCCATGATGATGCCATATGGTCTGTTGCCTGGgagacaaacaaaaaggaaaatgttgaAACAGTGGTCACAGGATCCCTGGATGACCTGGTGAAGGTCTGGAAATG GCGTGATGAGAGGCTGGAGCTCCAGTGGAGCCTGGAGGGACATCAGCTCGGGGTGGTGTCTGTGGACATCAGCCACACCCTTCCCATTGCTGCATCCAGCTCTCTAGACGCTCATATTCGCCTCTGGGATTTGGAAAATGGCAAACAGATGAAGTCTATAGATGCAGGACCAG tGGATGCCTGGACTTTGGCATTCTCTCCTGACTCCCAGTATCTGgccacaggaacacacatgggGAAAGTGAACATTTTTGGTGTggaaagtggaaaaaaagaatattctttggACACTAGAGGAAAATTCATCCTTAGTATTGCATAT AGTCCTGATGGGAAATACCTGGCCAGCGGAGCCATAGACGGGATCATCAATATTTTTGACATTGCAACTGGAAAGCTTCTGCATACGCTGGAAG GCCATGCGATGCCCATTCGTTCCTTGACCTTTTCCCCTGACTCCCAGCTCCTCGTCACGGCTTCAGATGATGGCTACATCAAGATCTATGATGT acaACATGCCAATTTGGCTGGCACGTTGAGTGGCCATGCATCCTGGGTGTTGAATGTTGCGTTCTGTCCTGATGACACTCACTTTGTTTCCAG tTCATCTGACAAAAGTGTAAAGGTTTGGGATGTTGGAACAAGGACCTGTATTCACACCTTCTTTGATcatcaggatcag GTTTGGGGAGTAAAATATAACGGAAATGGATCAAAAATTGTATCTGTTGGAGATGACCAGGAAATTCATGTCTATGACTGCCCAATTTAA
- the Wdr61 gene encoding WD repeat-containing protein 61 isoform X2 encodes MKSIDAGPVDAWTLAFSPDSQYLATGTHMGKVNIFGVESGKKEYSLDTRGKFILSIAYSPDGKYLASGAIDGIINIFDIATGKLLHTLEGHAMPIRSLTFSPDSQLLVTASDDGYIKIYDVQHANLAGTLSGHASWVLNVAFCPDDTHFVSSSSDKSVKVWDVGTRTCIHTFFDHQDQVWGVKYNGNGSKIVSVGDDQEIHVYDCPI; translated from the exons ATGAAGTCTATAGATGCAGGACCAG tGGATGCCTGGACTTTGGCATTCTCTCCTGACTCCCAGTATCTGgccacaggaacacacatgggGAAAGTGAACATTTTTGGTGTggaaagtggaaaaaaagaatattctttggACACTAGAGGAAAATTCATCCTTAGTATTGCATAT AGTCCTGATGGGAAATACCTGGCCAGCGGAGCCATAGACGGGATCATCAATATTTTTGACATTGCAACTGGAAAGCTTCTGCATACGCTGGAAG GCCATGCGATGCCCATTCGTTCCTTGACCTTTTCCCCTGACTCCCAGCTCCTCGTCACGGCTTCAGATGATGGCTACATCAAGATCTATGATGT acaACATGCCAATTTGGCTGGCACGTTGAGTGGCCATGCATCCTGGGTGTTGAATGTTGCGTTCTGTCCTGATGACACTCACTTTGTTTCCAG tTCATCTGACAAAAGTGTAAAGGTTTGGGATGTTGGAACAAGGACCTGTATTCACACCTTCTTTGATcatcaggatcag GTTTGGGGAGTAAAATATAACGGAAATGGATCAAAAATTGTATCTGTTGGAGATGACCAGGAAATTCATGTCTATGACTGCCCAATTTAA